The following proteins come from a genomic window of Iamia sp. SCSIO 61187:
- a CDS encoding nitronate monooxygenase family protein, with protein MRTRLTEILDVEHPIMLAGMGGVSYAELVAAVSEAGGFGCIGASTMAHPQLVEEMAAVRERTAKPFGVDLLTAAPQDFEAKIRDIAKGGATIYVAGLGVPRDVVDLCHELNLLVVNMCGKVRHAVAAVEAGCDLVVAQGTEAGGHTGQVATFALVPQIVDAVGDKIPVVAAGGISDGRGLAAALALGADGVWVGTRFIATPEAHTVPGYKDALLGLGEDGTIVTRAYTGKTCRVVRNSYTEAFEEAGGTPEPFPYQVLKSIEDGANHLGGGPDTEVDPDREFMPAGQGAGAITELVPAAELVERFVAEAEAALARATSPV; from the coding sequence ATGCGCACGCGCCTGACCGAGATCCTCGACGTCGAGCACCCGATCATGCTCGCCGGGATGGGCGGGGTGTCCTACGCCGAGCTGGTCGCGGCGGTGTCCGAGGCCGGCGGCTTCGGGTGCATCGGCGCCTCGACCATGGCCCACCCCCAGCTGGTGGAGGAGATGGCCGCCGTCCGGGAGAGGACGGCCAAGCCCTTCGGCGTCGACCTCCTCACCGCCGCCCCGCAGGACTTCGAGGCCAAGATCCGCGACATCGCCAAGGGTGGGGCGACCATCTACGTCGCCGGCCTGGGCGTCCCCCGCGACGTGGTCGACCTCTGCCACGAGCTCAACCTCCTCGTGGTCAACATGTGCGGCAAGGTCCGCCACGCCGTCGCCGCCGTCGAGGCCGGCTGCGACCTGGTCGTGGCCCAGGGCACCGAGGCGGGCGGCCACACCGGCCAGGTCGCCACCTTCGCCCTCGTGCCCCAGATCGTCGACGCCGTCGGCGACAAGATCCCCGTGGTCGCGGCCGGCGGCATCAGCGACGGCCGGGGCCTCGCCGCCGCCCTCGCCCTCGGCGCCGACGGCGTCTGGGTCGGGACCCGCTTCATCGCCACCCCCGAGGCCCACACCGTCCCCGGCTACAAGGACGCCCTGCTCGGCCTGGGCGAGGACGGCACCATCGTCACCCGCGCCTACACGGGCAAGACCTGCCGGGTCGTGCGCAACTCCTACACCGAGGCCTTCGAGGAGGCAGGGGGCACCCCGGAGCCGTTCCCGTACCAGGTGCTCAAGTCGATCGAGGACGGCGCCAACCACCTCGGCGGCGGGCCCGACACCGAGGTCGACCCCGACCGCGAGTTCATGCCCGCCGGCCAGGGCGCCGGCGCCATCACCGAGCTGGTGCCGGCCGCCGAGCTGGTCGAGCGCTTCGTGGCCGAGGCCGAGGCCGCCCTCGCCCGCGCCACCTCCCCCGTCTGA
- a CDS encoding DUF3039 domain-containing protein — MSNIPTLQPARTDVDVDTRIDERTTDDGDHEKLAHIVLPKSAVTEAYITGTPVTALCGKSWVPTRDPGRYPVCETCKEILNAARGRQGKPPI; from the coding sequence ATGTCGAACATCCCCACGCTCCAGCCGGCGCGCACCGACGTCGACGTCGACACCCGCATCGACGAGCGCACGACCGACGACGGCGACCACGAGAAGCTGGCCCACATCGTCCTGCCCAAGTCGGCGGTGACCGAGGCCTACATCACCGGCACGCCGGTGACCGCCCTGTGCGGCAAGTCATGGGTGCCCACCCGCGACCCCGGCCGCTACCCGGTCTGCGAGACGTGCAAGGAGATCCTCAACGCCGCTCGCGGCCGCCAGGGCAAGCCCCCGATCTGA
- a CDS encoding MerR family transcriptional regulator: MADEGRKVGEVAEATGLTVRTLHHYDEIGLLVASGRTPSGHRLYAPADIERLYRICLLRRLGLPLDEIGSVLDDPGWDTRSALVRHRLELERRMAAEARLRTHLVRIESLDGDDGGPPTEDLLRVLEEMTMLDTAVQRRIGILVYEDLEAIHDHLVGVYGLGPAVISRDDDGRPIHVEVQAGDGVLWLHPAHPDMGYSSPRTAGTCTAMTAVMVDDCDAHFRHASEHGADVRYEPVDQPYGYREWSSLDPEGGFWSFMQPLG; the protein is encoded by the coding sequence ATGGCAGACGAGGGCCGCAAGGTCGGTGAGGTGGCGGAGGCGACGGGCCTGACGGTCCGGACCCTCCACCACTACGACGAGATCGGGCTGCTGGTCGCGTCCGGGCGCACGCCCAGCGGCCACCGCCTCTACGCGCCGGCCGACATCGAGAGGCTCTACCGCATCTGCCTGCTGCGCCGCCTGGGCCTGCCGCTCGACGAGATCGGCTCGGTCCTCGACGACCCGGGGTGGGACACCCGCTCCGCCCTGGTCCGCCACCGGCTCGAGCTGGAGCGGCGCATGGCCGCCGAGGCGCGGCTCCGCACCCACCTGGTCCGCATCGAGTCCCTGGACGGAGACGACGGCGGGCCGCCGACCGAGGACCTGCTCAGGGTCCTCGAGGAGATGACCATGCTCGACACCGCAGTCCAACGCCGGATCGGGATCCTCGTGTACGAGGACCTGGAGGCGATCCACGACCACCTGGTCGGGGTCTACGGCCTCGGCCCGGCCGTGATCAGCCGGGACGACGACGGGAGGCCGATCCACGTCGAGGTCCAGGCCGGCGACGGCGTGCTCTGGCTCCACCCGGCCCACCCCGACATGGGCTACAGCTCGCCCCGGACCGCGGGGACGTGCACGGCGATGACCGCGGTGATGGTCGACGACTGCGACGCCCACTTCCGCCACGCGTCCGAGCACGGCGCCGACGTCCGCTACGAGCCCGTCGACCAGCCCTACGGGTACCGGGAGTGGTCGTCCCTCGACCCCGAGGGCGGCTTCTGGAGCTTCATGCAGCCCCTGGGCTGA